Proteins co-encoded in one Erinaceus europaeus chromosome 2, mEriEur2.1, whole genome shotgun sequence genomic window:
- the IRGC gene encoding interferon-inducible GTPase 5: MATSRPPAAEEDSTILMAKEELEALRSAFESGDLPQAASRLRELLAASESSRLDVGVTGESGAGKSSLINALRGLGAEDPGAALTGVVETTLHPQCYPHPQFPDVTLWDLPGAGSPGCPAERYLKQADFARYDFFLLVSPRRCGAVEARLAAEILRQGKKFYFVRTKVDEDLAASRSQRPSAFSEAAVLQEIREHCAERLRAAGLAEPRVFLVSNLAPGRYDFPLLVATWEHDLPAHRRHAGLLSLPDVSLEALRRKKDMLQEQVLKTALVSGVIQALPVPGLAAAYDDALLVRSLRGYHRSFGLDDDSLAKLAEQVGKQAGDLRSVIRSPLAAEVSPEAVLRLYSQSSDGAMRVARAFERGIPVFGTLVAGGISFGAVYTMLQGCLNDMAEDAQRVRIKALEEDDAPAAAAAAAAENDDDDEGGLEAAGDGAGGGGGGADRRGPGEGGGEEAPLSTRRKLGLLLKYILDSWKKRDLSEEK; encoded by the coding sequence ATGGCGACGTCCAGGCCGCCGGCGGCCGAGGAGGACAGCACCATCCTCATGGCCAAGGAGGAGCTGGAGGCGCTGCGCTCGGCCTTCGAGTCGGGCGACCTGCCCCAGGCCGCGTCCCGCCTGCGCGAGCTGCTGGCCGCGTCCGAGAGTTCGCGGCTGGACGTGGGCGTGACGGGCGAGTCGGGCGCCGGCAAGTCGTCGCTCATCAACGCGCTGCGCGGGCTGGGCGCCGAGGACCCGGGCGCCGCGCTCACCGGCGTGGTGGAGACCACCCTGCACCCGCAGTGCTACCCGCACCCGCAGTTCCCCGACGTGACCCTGTGGGACCTGCCCGGGGCCGGCTCGCCCGGCTGCCCCGCCGAGCGCTACCTGAAGCAGGCGGACTTCGCGCGCTACGACTTCTTCCTGCTCGTGTCCCCGCGGCGCTGCGGGGCGGTGGAGGCGCGCCTGGCGGCCGAGATCCTCCGGCAGGGCAAGAAGTTCTACTTCGTGCGCACCAAGGTGGACGAGGACCTGGCGGCCAGCCGCAGCCAGCGCCCGTCGGCCTTCAGCGAGGCGGCCGTGCTGCAGGAGATCCGCGAGCACTGCGCCGAGCGGCTGCGGGCGGCCGGCCTGGCCGAGCCCCGCGTCTTCCTCGTGTCCAACCTGGCGCCGGGCCGCTACGACTTCCCGCTGCTCGTGGCCACCTGGGAGCACGACCTGCCGGCGCACCGGCGCCACGCGGGCCTGCTGTCCCTGCCCGACGTGTCGCTGGAGGCGCTGCGGCGCAAGAAGGACATGCTGCAGGAGCAGGTGCTCAAGACGGCGCTGGTGTCGGGCGTGATCCAGGCGCTGCCGGTGCCCGGGCTGGCGGCCGCCTACGACGACGCGCTGCTGGTGCGCTCGCTGCGGGGCTACCACCGCAGCTTCGGGCTGGACGACGACTCGCTGGCCAAGCTGGCCGAGCAGGTGGGCAAGCAGGCCGGCGACCTGCGCTCGGTCATCCGCTCGCCGCTGGCGGCCGAGGTGTCCCCCGAGGCGGTGCTGCGCCTCTACTCGCAGTCGTCGGACGGCGCCATGCGGGTGGCCCGCGCCTTCGAGCGCGGCATCCCGGTGTTCGGCACCCTGGTGGCGGGCGGCATCAGCTTCGGCGCGGTGTACACCATGCTGCAGGGCTGCCTCAACGACATGGCGGAGGACGCGCAGCGCGTGCGCATCAAGGCGCTGGAGGAGGACGacgcgcccgccgccgccgccgccgccgccgccgagaACGACGACGACGACGAAGGCGGCCTGGAGGCGGCGGGCGAtggcgcgggcggcggcggcggcggcgcggacCGGCGCGGCCCGGGGGAGGGCGGGGGCGAGGAGGCGCCGCTGTCCACCCGCAGGAAGCTCGGCCTCCTCCTCAAGTACATCCTCGACAGCTGGAAGAAGCGCGACTTGTCCGAGGAGAAGTGA